One Catillopecten margaritatus gill symbiont DNA window includes the following coding sequences:
- the coaX gene encoding Type III pantothenate kinase, with the protein MASNLFVDIGSSTVSWEIDGNYQSIHIEDFQSDAIPPHQASTIACVANHQLIEHFSNPTIVQPKPLAGIVFGYNLEQLGIDRFLGLVAGFEKYPEHSFMVIDVGTFVTIDSVQNGKHIDGGIAPGLYQLQAGKKFTGNDSQKSWKMGTENMLRDYIDRRTANFKGKILVTGGGQEITHIEQGEYHQNLVIEGLRIINEQ; encoded by the coding sequence ATGGCGTCTAATCTGTTTGTTGATATTGGCAGTAGCACCGTTAGTTGGGAGATTGATGGCAATTACCAAAGTATTCATATTGAAGATTTTCAAAGTGACGCAATACCTCCACACCAAGCCAGCACCATTGCCTGTGTGGCAAATCACCAACTGATTGAGCATTTTAGCAACCCAACGATTGTCCAACCTAAACCTCTTGCAGGCATCGTTTTTGGTTATAATTTGGAACAATTGGGTATTGATCGGTTTTTAGGATTGGTAGCAGGGTTTGAAAAATATCCTGAACACTCTTTTATGGTGATTGATGTTGGTACTTTTGTTACCATTGACAGCGTGCAAAATGGCAAGCATATTGATGGTGGTATTGCCCCTGGTTTGTATCAATTACAAGCGGGCAAAAAATTTACTGGTAACGACAGTCAAAAGTCGTGGAAAATGGGGACTGAAAATATGTTGCGTGATTATATTGATAGGCGCACTGCTAATTTTAAGGGTAAGATTTTGGTTACTGGTGGTGGGCAGGAAATAACCCATATAGAGCAAGGTGAATATCACCAAAATTTAGTCATAGAAGGATTGAGAATAATAAATGAACAATAG
- the rluB gene encoding Ribosomal large subunit pseudouridine synthase B has product MDRLQKLIATAGYGSRRWAERLIEQGRIEVNNKTASIGDKAEITDTVKIDGRKIDLGRYKEEETKVLILNKQAGVICSNKDEEGRKSVYELLPKESRWVMVGRLDLNTSGLLLFTNNGDLANKLMHPSSEIDREYAVRVLGQVENEDLKQLTTGVKLEDGFAKFSRVTAGGGTGANSWYKVVLREGRKREVRRLWEALGFKVSRLIRIRFGEIRLPDKLKANQYEYLKPGQVKLLLDATQKRNPM; this is encoded by the coding sequence ATGGATAGACTACAAAAACTCATCGCTACAGCAGGATACGGCTCTCGTCGTTGGGCAGAGCGCTTGATTGAGCAAGGGCGTATCGAGGTTAACAATAAAACGGCAAGCATTGGCGACAAGGCCGAGATAACCGATACGGTTAAAATTGATGGGCGGAAAATTGACTTAGGGCGTTATAAGGAAGAAGAAACTAAGGTGTTGATTTTGAATAAACAGGCGGGTGTTATTTGCTCTAACAAGGATGAAGAAGGGCGTAAAAGTGTTTATGAATTATTGCCAAAAGAGTCTCGCTGGGTGATGGTTGGGCGTTTGGATTTGAATACATCGGGCTTATTGCTGTTTACCAATAATGGCGATTTAGCCAATAAATTAATGCACCCGAGCTCTGAAATTGATAGAGAATATGCAGTTCGTGTACTTGGACAAGTAGAAAATGAAGACTTGAAACAACTCACAACTGGCGTTAAATTAGAAGATGGTTTCGCTAAATTTTCTCGTGTTACCGCTGGCGGTGGAACAGGTGCAAATAGTTGGTACAAGGTAGTCCTCAGAGAAGGTCGCAAACGAGAAGTGCGTCGTTTATGGGAGGCATTAGGCTTTAAAGTCTCACGCTTAATCCGCATTCGTTTCGGTGAAATCCGCCTACCAGACAAACTCAAAGCCAATCAGTACGAATACCTAAAACCTGGACAAGTGAAATTACTATTAGACGCCACTCAAAAGCGTAACCCCATGTAA
- the ileS gene encoding Isoleucine--tRNA ligase: protein MSDYKSTLNLPATSFAMKANLANREPSFLKQWQDDNLYARIREKNKGKPQFILHDGPPYANGDIHIGHAVNKVLKDMIIKSKSLSGFDAPYVPGWDCHGLPIELNVEKKKGKVGHKIDANAFRAECRKYADTQVEKQRQDFKRLGILGDWDNPYLTKNFGYEANIVRALSKMVENNHVSKGYKPVHWCTECGSALAEAEVEYKDKQSDAIDVKFTFVDNAVFGVDKPVSVVIWTTTPWTLPANEAVALHPELAYVLAEVGDEYLLLTQALAENALSRYGVEGSIGNKSFTGSELEGLKVQHPFYDKQVPVILGDHVTTDAGTGAVHTAPAHGQEDFAVGLKYGLPVECPVDGRGVFFEDTELLAGQFIFKANASVIEILEQKGTLVKHEPLTHSYPHCWRHKTPVIFRATPQWFVSMTQNGLRDAVNVEIPKVDWIPDWGKKRIELMVGNRPDWCISRQRFWGVPITMFVHKQTGELHPNTQGLFAQVADKIEQGGIEAWFESDIADFLGDDAENYDKTTDTLDVWFDSGVSHYAVLKARSGLADVADLYLEGSDQHRGWFQSSLLSSVAINGKAPYRQVLTHGFVVDKDGRKMSKSLGNVMLPQKVVNNLGADILRLWIAGTDYTGEMTVSDEILKRSADSYRRIRNTLRFMMSNMQGFEASEHLVGSDKMLDLDKWIVSKTADLQAQILTAYEHYNFHNAMQLILNFCTNDLGGFYLDIIKDRQYTTQENSIARRSAQTALHHMTQAMVRWLAPILSFTAEEIWQTIEPNSDSIFLQEWYAEFSADYSNEAIDVARTINPFVRKQMEEMRNIKAIGSSLDAEVDIYCDEVTYQALAKLGDELRFVFITSYARIHPLSDKTDDCVKADENTFIKVTQSTHEKCVRCWHHREDIGKNSEHPELCGRCVENVAGGGEIRKFA from the coding sequence ATGTCTGACTATAAATCCACTTTGAATTTGCCAGCAACTTCATTTGCAATGAAGGCAAATCTCGCTAATCGTGAGCCAAGCTTCCTAAAACAATGGCAAGATGATAATCTTTATGCACGCATTCGTGAGAAAAATAAAGGCAAGCCACAGTTCATTTTGCACGATGGACCGCCGTATGCGAATGGTGATATTCACATTGGGCATGCGGTTAACAAGGTACTGAAAGATATGATTATTAAGTCTAAATCCTTGTCGGGTTTTGATGCGCCGTATGTGCCGGGTTGGGATTGTCATGGTTTGCCGATTGAGTTAAATGTTGAGAAGAAAAAAGGCAAAGTTGGGCATAAAATTGATGCCAATGCATTCAGAGCCGAGTGTCGTAAATATGCCGATACGCAAGTTGAAAAGCAGAGACAAGATTTCAAACGCTTGGGTATTTTGGGCGATTGGGACAATCCTTATTTGACCAAAAATTTTGGTTATGAAGCGAATATTGTTCGTGCTTTGAGCAAGATGGTTGAGAATAATCATGTTTCAAAGGGTTACAAACCTGTGCATTGGTGTACTGAGTGTGGCTCAGCATTGGCAGAGGCGGAAGTAGAGTATAAAGACAAACAATCCGATGCGATTGATGTTAAATTTACCTTTGTCGATAATGCCGTATTTGGCGTTGATAAGCCAGTTTCTGTGGTTATTTGGACGACGACACCGTGGACATTGCCTGCGAATGAAGCGGTTGCTTTGCATCCAGAACTGGCGTATGTTTTGGCAGAAGTAGGCGATGAATATTTACTCCTCACGCAAGCACTTGCGGAAAATGCACTGAGTCGTTATGGCGTTGAAGGCAGTATTGGCAATAAGTCGTTTACAGGTAGTGAACTTGAAGGGTTAAAAGTGCAACACCCATTTTATGATAAACAAGTACCTGTGATTTTAGGCGATCATGTAACGACTGACGCTGGCACAGGCGCTGTCCACACTGCCCCTGCACATGGACAGGAAGATTTTGCCGTGGGGTTGAAATATGGCTTGCCAGTTGAGTGCCCTGTTGATGGGCGAGGCGTATTTTTTGAAGACACAGAGCTCTTGGCAGGACAATTTATTTTTAAAGCGAATGCCAGTGTGATTGAAATTTTAGAGCAAAAAGGTACACTGGTAAAGCACGAACCTTTAACTCATTCTTATCCACATTGCTGGCGTCATAAAACGCCGGTGATTTTCCGTGCAACCCCACAATGGTTTGTGTCAATGACGCAAAATGGCTTGCGTGATGCGGTGAATGTTGAAATTCCTAAAGTCGATTGGATTCCAGATTGGGGTAAAAAACGCATTGAATTAATGGTTGGCAATCGCCCCGATTGGTGTATTTCTCGCCAGCGATTCTGGGGCGTACCGATTACGATGTTCGTGCATAAACAAACAGGCGAATTACACCCAAACACGCAAGGATTATTCGCACAAGTTGCAGATAAGATTGAGCAGGGTGGCATTGAAGCTTGGTTTGAATCTGATATTGCTGATTTCTTAGGCGATGATGCGGAAAACTACGATAAAACCACTGACACTTTAGATGTTTGGTTTGATTCTGGCGTCTCACATTATGCTGTTTTAAAAGCCAGATCAGGTTTAGCGGATGTGGCTGATTTGTATTTAGAAGGCTCTGATCAGCATCGTGGTTGGTTCCAGTCTTCACTGCTTTCATCGGTGGCAATTAATGGCAAAGCCCCATACAGACAAGTTCTGACACACGGTTTTGTGGTTGATAAAGACGGCAGGAAAATGTCTAAATCACTCGGCAATGTGATGCTTCCACAAAAAGTGGTTAACAATCTCGGTGCCGATATTTTGCGTCTATGGATTGCTGGCACTGATTACACGGGCGAGATGACGGTGAGCGATGAAATTTTGAAGCGCTCAGCGGACAGTTACCGTCGCATTAGAAATACCCTGCGCTTTATGATGTCGAACATGCAAGGTTTTGAAGCATCTGAGCACTTGGTTGGTAGTGATAAAATGTTGGATTTAGACAAGTGGATTGTTTCAAAAACAGCAGATTTGCAAGCGCAAATTTTAACTGCTTATGAACACTATAATTTCCACAATGCAATGCAATTAATTCTAAATTTCTGCACCAATGATTTGGGTGGTTTCTACTTAGACATTATCAAGGACAGGCAATACACCACGCAAGAAAATTCGATTGCCCGCCGTTCTGCACAAACTGCCCTACACCATATGACACAAGCGATGGTTCGTTGGTTGGCACCTATTTTATCTTTTACCGCAGAAGAGATTTGGCAGACGATTGAGCCGAACAGCGATAGCATTTTCTTGCAAGAATGGTATGCAGAATTCAGTGCAGATTATAGCAACGAAGCAATTGATGTCGCACGCACCATTAACCCATTCGTGCGTAAGCAAATGGAAGAAATGCGTAACATTAAAGCCATCGGCTCATCTTTAGATGCCGAAGTGGATATTTATTGTGACGAAGTAACTTATCAAGCCCTGGCAAAGTTAGGCGATGAGTTGCGCTTTGTTTTCATCACTTCTTATGCCAGAATTCATCCGCTGAGTGACAAGACAGATGATTGTGTCAAAGCAGATGAAAACACCTTCATCAAAGTAACGCAATCCACACATGAAAAATGCGTGCGTTGTTGGCATCATCGTGAAGACATTGGTAAGAACAGCGAGCACCCAGAACTTTGTGGGCGTTGCGTAGAAAATGTAGCAGGTGGTGGTGAGATAAGGAAGTTTGCTTAA
- the aroB gene encoding 3-dehydroquinate synthase, protein MKILHLDLGTKSYPIYIGQELLSQSDYLTKHIGGKQIMIVSNITVAPLYLDKVKSLLNDYTVAEVILPDGEEYKTLDTVNQIFTALLEARFDRSCTLIALGGGVVGDMTGYAAASYQRGVNFIQIPTTLLSQVDSSVGGKTGVNHPLGKNMIGAFYQPKCVVIDVDTLDTLDDQQYSAGMAEVIKYGLLGNADFLAYLQKNIDDLMARDKALITETVYQSCVDKADIVAQDELESGKRALLNFGHTFGHAIENTLGYGVYLHGEAVAVGMLMAAQLSEAEGFINNDDTKQVKELLQKANLPTTINSKIDYQNFTDAMSVDKKAINGEVRLILMKKLGQAFISNNYQPRNLEQTIKDFL, encoded by the coding sequence ATGAAAATCTTGCATCTCGATTTAGGCACAAAATCTTACCCGATTTATATCGGGCAAGAGTTATTGTCGCAATCTGATTATTTAACCAAACACATTGGTGGCAAGCAAATAATGATTGTCAGTAACATCACAGTCGCACCCCTTTATTTGGATAAAGTTAAGTCACTATTAAACGATTACACCGTTGCAGAAGTCATCCTGCCCGACGGTGAAGAATACAAAACCTTAGACACCGTTAACCAAATTTTTACCGCACTTTTAGAAGCGCGTTTTGACCGCTCTTGTACTTTAATCGCCTTAGGCGGCGGTGTGGTTGGTGATATGACGGGTTATGCAGCGGCAAGTTATCAACGCGGGGTGAATTTTATCCAAATCCCAACCACTTTATTATCACAAGTAGATTCCAGCGTGGGCGGTAAAACAGGCGTTAATCACCCACTCGGTAAGAATATGATTGGTGCTTTTTATCAGCCAAAATGCGTGGTGATTGATGTTGATACTTTAGATACTTTAGACGACCAGCAATATTCAGCAGGGATGGCAGAAGTGATTAAATACGGCTTATTAGGCAACGCAGATTTCCTTGCGTATTTACAAAAAAACATTGACGATTTAATGGCACGAGATAAGGCATTAATCACCGAAACTGTGTATCAATCGTGCGTAGATAAAGCCGATATTGTTGCTCAAGATGAATTAGAATCAGGTAAACGCGCTTTGCTTAATTTTGGGCATACTTTTGGGCATGCGATTGAAAATACTCTAGGCTATGGCGTGTATTTGCACGGAGAAGCTGTTGCAGTAGGGATGTTAATGGCAGCCCAGTTATCAGAAGCAGAAGGTTTTATCAATAATGATGACACAAAACAGGTTAAAGAATTATTACAAAAAGCCAATCTACCCACAACTATCAACAGTAAAATAGACTATCAGAATTTTACAGATGCGATGAGCGTTGATAAAAAAGCGATTAACGGCGAAGTGCGTTTAATTTTAATGAAAAAATTAGGGCAAGCTTTTATAAGCAACAATTATCAACCACGCAATTTAGAGCAAACAATTAAGGATTTCTTATGA
- the gatC gene encoding Glutamyl-tRNA(Gln) amidotransferase subunit C yields MIDNAQVKQVAYLSKLGIKGDELDKTTQELNNILTLAGQLSEINTDDITPMAHPLHMAQRLREDKVTEQDNSAAFQAIAPKTDNRHYLVPTVIE; encoded by the coding sequence ATGATTGACAACGCCCAAGTTAAGCAAGTTGCCTACTTATCTAAATTAGGCATCAAGGGCGATGAGTTGGATAAAACCACGCAAGAACTCAATAATATTTTAACGCTTGCAGGACAACTTTCTGAGATTAACACCGACGACATTACCCCAATGGCGCACCCTTTGCATATGGCCCAACGCCTGAGAGAAGACAAAGTAACAGAACAAGACAATTCAGCCGCCTTTCAAGCAATTGCCCCTAAAACAGACAATAGACATTACCTCGTCCCAACTGTGATTGAATAA
- the gatA gene encoding Glutamyl-tRNA(Gln) amidotransferase subunit A — protein sequence MHNKTIAQLAQGLKDKEFSSVELTQHYLERINASKLNAFITVTDEVAMNQAQAADDKIAKGKSGILTGIPYAHKDIFCTNGIKTSAGSKMLDNFVAPYDATVSHKLNQANMVMLGKANMDEFAMGSSTENSYYGATLNPWGDNKIPGGSSGGSAAAVAGGLAPFATGTDTGGSIRQPSSVCGITGLKPTYGRISRYGMIAYASSLDQAGPMAKTAEDAALTLNAMAGFDEKDSTSAERNVEDYTENLNNSIKGLTIGLPKEFFSDGLDDGVASEVMAAVKEFEAMGATVKEISLPNSAYAIPTYYIVAPCECSSNLSRMDGVRFGHRCDNPKDLEDLYVRSRTEGFGEEVKRRIMIGAYALSAGYYDAYYLKAQKIRHLISDDFKKAFEGVDVIMGPVSPTTAWDLGAIKDPVAMYLADIYTLSANLAGLPAMSIPAGFSDKMPVGLQLIGNYWSESKLLNIAHQFQQQTDHHNQAPEE from the coding sequence ATGCACAACAAAACGATTGCACAATTAGCACAAGGCTTAAAAGACAAAGAATTTTCCTCTGTCGAACTAACCCAACATTATTTAGAGCGCATCAACGCCTCAAAACTCAACGCTTTCATCACCGTTACTGACGAAGTAGCAATGAACCAAGCGCAAGCCGCCGATGACAAAATTGCTAAAGGCAAATCGGGCATATTAACGGGCATTCCTTACGCACACAAAGACATCTTTTGCACCAACGGAATAAAAACTTCCGCTGGCTCTAAAATGTTAGACAATTTCGTCGCCCCATACGATGCCACCGTCAGCCACAAACTCAATCAAGCCAATATGGTAATGCTCGGCAAAGCCAATATGGATGAATTTGCGATGGGCTCCAGCACAGAAAATTCTTATTATGGTGCTACGCTAAACCCATGGGGGGATAATAAAATACCAGGTGGCTCATCAGGTGGCTCTGCTGCAGCCGTTGCAGGCGGACTCGCCCCATTTGCCACAGGCACAGACACAGGTGGCTCTATCCGCCAACCCTCCAGTGTTTGCGGCATCACAGGTCTAAAACCCACTTACGGACGCATTTCTCGTTACGGTATGATTGCCTATGCATCCAGTCTTGACCAAGCAGGTCCAATGGCAAAAACCGCCGAAGATGCCGCTTTGACTTTAAATGCCATGGCAGGTTTTGACGAAAAAGATTCCACCAGTGCAGAGCGCAATGTTGAAGATTACACAGAAAATCTAAACAACTCAATCAAAGGCCTAACCATCGGTTTACCCAAAGAATTTTTCTCAGACGGCTTAGACGACGGTGTTGCCAGCGAAGTTATGGCAGCTGTCAAAGAATTTGAAGCCATGGGTGCAACCGTTAAAGAAATTTCCCTACCCAATTCAGCCTACGCCATCCCTACTTATTACATCGTTGCCCCGTGCGAATGCTCATCTAACCTGTCCAGAATGGACGGCGTGCGTTTCGGCCACCGTTGCGACAATCCAAAAGATTTGGAAGATTTATATGTCCGCTCTCGCACCGAAGGCTTCGGCGAAGAAGTCAAACGCCGCATTATGATTGGCGCCTACGCCCTATCCGCAGGCTATTACGACGCCTACTACCTCAAAGCACAAAAAATCAGACACCTAATCAGCGACGATTTCAAAAAAGCCTTCGAAGGCGTCGATGTCATCATGGGCCCCGTCTCCCCAACCACCGCATGGGATTTAGGCGCAATCAAAGACCCAGTGGCAATGTATTTAGCAGACATTTATACCTTGAGCGCCAACCTTGCTGGCTTACCAGCAATGAGCATCCCCGCAGGTTTCTCCGACAAAATGCCCGTCGGCTTGCAACTCATTGGCAATTATTGGTCTGAATCAAAGTTGCTGAACATCGCCCACCAGTTTCAGCAACAAACTGACCATCATAATCAAGCGCCAGAGGAATAG
- the gatB gene encoding Aspartyl/glutamyl-tRNA(Asn/Gln) amidotransferase subunit B — protein MKWETVIGLEIHAQLNTKSKIFSSASTQFGAEPNSQACAVDLGLPGVLPVLNKEAVNKGIKFGLAVGAHINQRNVFDRKNYFYPDLPKGYQTSQLDWPIVGEGQIDIAIGDKVKTIGVTRAHLEEDAGKSVHDMFDDYTAVDLNRAGTPLLEIVSDPDMRSAKEAVAYAKKIHALVQYIDICDGNMQEGSFRCDANVSIRPLGQEKLGTRAELKNINSFKFLEKAINLEVERQRDILEEGGEVAQETRLYDSVKHETRSMRSKEEANDYRYFPDPDLLPIEISDELLAEIKSQLPELPPEKKARFIQDFGLSDYDADVLTAQKPLADYFETMLKGNESNTKLCANWAMGELSALLNKDQIEIQNSPVSASDLSLLITRIGDDTISGKIAKDVFKAMWDDEGSADEIIDAKGLKQMSDTGEIESIVDEIIANNAPQVEQFKSGNEKILGFFVGQIMKATGGKANPKIINQLLRKKLQ, from the coding sequence ATGAAATGGGAAACAGTCATCGGGCTTGAAATTCACGCTCAACTCAATACAAAATCTAAGATATTTTCATCGGCTTCCACTCAATTTGGTGCTGAGCCAAATTCGCAAGCGTGTGCGGTTGATTTGGGTTTGCCGGGTGTGTTGCCAGTGTTGAATAAAGAGGCGGTGAATAAGGGTATTAAATTTGGTTTGGCAGTTGGTGCGCATATCAATCAGCGCAATGTTTTTGATAGGAAAAATTATTTTTATCCTGATTTACCAAAAGGCTACCAAACCTCGCAACTCGATTGGCCAATCGTGGGCGAAGGGCAGATTGATATTGCCATCGGCGACAAAGTGAAAACCATCGGCGTTACCCGTGCCCACCTTGAAGAAGATGCAGGTAAATCAGTCCACGATATGTTTGATGATTACACTGCGGTTGATCTCAATCGTGCAGGCACCCCATTATTGGAAATTGTATCTGACCCCGATATGCGTAGTGCCAAAGAAGCGGTGGCGTATGCTAAGAAAATTCACGCTTTGGTGCAATATATTGATATTTGTGATGGCAATATGCAAGAAGGCTCATTCCGTTGCGATGCCAATGTTTCCATCCGTCCATTGGGGCAGGAAAAACTTGGCACTCGTGCAGAACTCAAAAATATTAACTCGTTTAAGTTTTTGGAAAAAGCCATTAATCTTGAGGTGGAAAGACAGCGAGATATTTTAGAAGAGGGCGGTGAAGTCGCACAAGAAACCCGCCTCTACGACTCCGTCAAACACGAAACCCGCTCAATGCGTTCAAAAGAAGAAGCCAATGATTATCGCTATTTTCCTGACCCAGATTTATTACCGATTGAAATTTCAGATGAGTTGTTGGCTGAAATTAAAAGTCAATTACCCGAATTACCCCCTGAAAAGAAAGCCCGTTTCATTCAAGATTTTGGCTTAAGTGATTATGATGCCGATGTCCTAACTGCACAAAAACCTTTAGCAGATTATTTTGAAACGATGCTTAAAGGTAATGAATCCAATACTAAATTATGTGCCAACTGGGCAATGGGTGAGTTGAGTGCTTTGTTAAATAAAGACCAAATCGAAATACAAAATTCACCTGTTTCGGCATCAGATTTATCGCTGTTAATTACCCGCATCGGCGATGATACTATCTCAGGTAAAATTGCCAAAGATGTATTTAAAGCGATGTGGGATGACGAAGGCAGTGCTGATGAAATCATTGATGCAAAAGGTTTGAAGCAGATGAGCGATACAGGCGAGATTGAATCCATTGTTGATGAAATTATTGCCAACAACGCCCCACAAGTTGAACAATTCAAATCAGGCAATGAAAAAATCTTAGGCTTTTTCGTTGGTCAAATTATGAAAGCCACTGGCGGCAAAGCCAACCCAAAAATTATTAATCAATTACTAAGAAAAAAATTACAATAA
- the selO gene encoding Protein adenylyltransferase SelO produces MLDFATLGEAFSSPIRTQPLKDTVLIHKNQTLYRKIGLDLDDATLLKVASGEQKFQDTQPIASIYAGHQFGYFSPQLGDGRSCLIGQTNGYEFSLKGAGQTPYSRGADGRAVLRSSIREYLCSVAMQGLGIATTEALTLVNSSTEVYRENIEPGAIVLRTAPSHIRFGHFELFASRGQKVEVKKLADFVIEHHYPEYQGDDKYIDFFAEVVKRTAKMIAGWQAQGFEHGVMNTDNMSILGLTIDYGPFGFLETYDPHFICNHSDHEGRYAFDQQPSIGLWNLSRLADALSSLITDKQAKTLLSTYQQHLVRYYSTLMRQKFGLFAKDDNDNQLIGDFFNILHQYKKDYTNSLRNLSNLENLSNDKIYEKWLKTYQSRIDQDKNTKRTELMNQVNPKFILRNYLAEVAIRKAQDDKNYSEINTLFNLLKNPFDEHKGFDNYTEEAPDWAQNLEVSCSS; encoded by the coding sequence TTGCTAGACTTTGCTACATTGGGTGAGGCGTTTTCCTCTCCCATTCGAACACAGCCGTTAAAAGACACTGTTTTAATTCATAAAAATCAAACACTTTATCGCAAGATTGGTTTGGATTTAGACGATGCCACTTTATTAAAAGTCGCATCAGGTGAGCAAAAATTTCAAGATACTCAGCCGATTGCCAGCATTTATGCGGGGCATCAATTCGGTTACTTTTCCCCACAATTAGGCGATGGTCGCAGTTGCTTAATTGGGCAAACTAACGGATACGAATTTTCACTCAAAGGTGCAGGGCAAACTCCGTACTCTCGTGGTGCTGATGGGCGTGCCGTCCTGCGTTCATCCATTCGTGAATATCTATGTTCTGTTGCCATGCAAGGCTTAGGCATTGCCACCACTGAAGCCTTGACTTTGGTCAATAGCAGTACCGAAGTCTATCGTGAAAACATCGAACCAGGTGCAATTGTTTTGCGCACCGCACCGAGCCATATTCGCTTTGGACATTTTGAACTGTTTGCATCTCGTGGGCAAAAAGTAGAAGTTAAAAAACTCGCCGATTTTGTCATCGAACACCATTATCCCGAGTATCAAGGCGATGATAAATACATTGATTTCTTTGCAGAAGTCGTCAAACGCACCGCCAAAATGATTGCTGGCTGGCAAGCACAAGGGTTTGAACACGGTGTGATGAATACTGATAATATGTCAATTTTAGGCTTAACCATTGACTATGGACCTTTCGGATTTTTAGAAACCTACGACCCACACTTCATCTGCAACCACTCCGACCACGAAGGTCGTTACGCTTTTGACCAACAACCCAGTATCGGACTGTGGAATTTATCGCGTTTAGCAGACGCACTCAGCAGCCTAATTACCGACAAACAAGCCAAAACCCTGCTATCTACCTACCAACAACATTTGGTGCGTTATTATTCGACTTTAATGCGTCAAAAATTCGGTTTATTTGCAAAAGATGATAATGACAATCAATTAATTGGAGATTTCTTCAATATTTTGCATCAATATAAAAAAGACTATACCAATAGCCTTCGTAACCTATCTAATTTAGAAAACCTATCCAATGACAAAATCTATGAAAAATGGCTAAAGACCTACCAATCCCGCATCGACCAAGATAAAAACACAAAACGCACTGAGTTAATGAACCAAGTAAATCCTAAATTTATTTTGCGTAATTACTTAGCAGAAGTTGCTATTCGCAAAGCACAAGATGACAAGAATTACAGCGAAATTAACACCTTGTTTAATTTATTAAAAAATCCATTTGACGAGCACAAAGGTTTTGATAATTACACCGAAGAAGCCCCAGATTGGGCACAAAATCTAGAAGTTAGCTGCTCTTCTTAG